CGACTTCCGGCTGGGCCATGTGGCTAAAGCCGAGGCCGAAACCGAAGATCAGTCCGCCGACGAAGACCAGCGGCAGAAACAGCGAATGCTGTTCGTGCTCGGCGCTCATTATGGGTTCACCCCCAGCGCCGCAACGAGCTGTGCGACGCCGATCGCGATCAACAGGAACGTCGCGACCCCGACGAACGAGGCACTCGAGGCGGAGCCGACGCCACAGACGCCGTGGCCGGAGGTACAGCCTTTACCCAGGCGGGTCCCGATACCGATGAGAACCCCGCCGAGGAACAGCCGCCAGGGCTGAACTTCGGTGAGCCACAGGGTCAGACCGCCGACCTCCAGGAACTCACCCGTGGTCGCGGGCTGGTGGAGCGAACTCGAGACGAGTCCGGACTGGAACGTTGCGGCGTAGACGAACGCGCCGGCGACGATGCCGAGGGTGAAGACGACGCGCCAGTCGCGCGACGGACGATACTGCTGGAAGCGCGAGAGACCCGAGGCGTACGATAGCGTCGACTCGAGGAACGTGCTCGCGCCGGCCGGAATTGCGGTGCCGAGGTAGATCACGGCGACACCGAGCCCGACGAAGAGGCCGCCGAGCGCGTAGTGTTCGATCCCGTTCGGAAACAGGTCGCCGAACGCGAGTGCGAGGAATGAGAGTGAGAGTGAGAGTGAGATGCTCATCACTCGCGGGAAGGGCACCGCTGCGTATAAATGCTACAGACGCAGGGAAAATTGTAGGCGTCGATGACGCCGAGAGCGGCGTCCGATGTGGCGACCGATGAGAGCGTCAGTCAGCGATCGGCTGTGTAGTCAAGATATCGAGCTTCTCTGCCGTGTACCCGAAGACGTCCTCGTAGCCGTTCGAGGACATGAGAATCGGGTAGAACGCCTCGTCAGCGATTTGCGTTTCGCCATCGGCGGCCGCGAAGGGATCGCCCGCTGGGACTTTGGTGAAGTTGTCGACGAAGACCTCGTAGGTGTCTGCCTGCTCCTTCTGAATGACATCGGTGAGCCGGAATACCGGCAGGTCACGTTGAACGGTGTCTCCCGGCAGCGCACCCACAGCGGTCAGGAACGCTCGTGTGAGTCGGTCTGCGTTTTCCGCTGCGGTCTCTGTCCCCTGGAGTCCACACTCGACTTCGATCGTCTGGGCAGCGGAAAAGAGCCGTCCCTCTGCGAACATGCTCGTCTCGACCATCGCGGCTACCGGTAACTGCGGACACAGCTCCGTTGCCCGCTCCGTAATCTCGTTGACAATCGCGAACGGTTCCGCATGGCTCTGGGTCGAGTGCATCGAGAACGCCAGACAGTCGTCGAGTTCGTTCACCAGTTCGCTTGCAAGTTCGGCTTCATGGGTTTTGGCGTCTGGGTCGCCCGGGAACGCACGATTCAGATCTTCATCGACGAAGCGGACCTGACGCTCGAGTGCCTTCTCGTTTGCCACGATCAATTTGACCGGCCGCTTGACCGCAGGTCGCTCGTCGAGTAATCGTTCGACCGCCCGAACACCACAGGGTTCGTCGCCGTGAACGCCGGCCACGACCGCAATCTCC
The DNA window shown above is from Natrialba magadii ATCC 43099 and carries:
- a CDS encoding M14 family metallopeptidase: MKVAQLGSGTPEIAVVAGVHGDEPCGVRAVERLLDERPAVKRPVKLIVANEKALERQVRFVDEDLNRAFPGDPDAKTHEAELASELVNELDDCLAFSMHSTQSHAEPFAIVNEITERATELCPQLPVAAMVETSMFAEGRLFSAAQTIEVECGLQGTETAAENADRLTRAFLTAVGALPGDTVQRDLPVFRLTDVIQKEQADTYEVFVDNFTKVPAGDPFAAADGETQIADEAFYPILMSSNGYEDVFGYTAEKLDILTTQPIAD
- a CDS encoding YeeE/YedE family protein, with the translated sequence MSISLSLSLSFLALAFGDLFPNGIEHYALGGLFVGLGVAVIYLGTAIPAGASTFLESTLSYASGLSRFQQYRPSRDWRVVFTLGIVAGAFVYAATFQSGLVSSSLHQPATTGEFLEVGGLTLWLTEVQPWRLFLGGVLIGIGTRLGKGCTSGHGVCGVGSASSASFVGVATFLLIAIGVAQLVAALGVNP